One genomic window of Comamonas serinivorans includes the following:
- a CDS encoding TPM domain-containing protein, giving the protein MRSPPCRTRRRQACTWWRGLCGLLLVLWMAAAQAQVQPVPVLTGRVIDQTGSLPPAAVATLDARLRALEAEKGSQVVVLMVASTQPEDIFSYSNRVANAWKIGRQDVGDGLLIVVAKADRRMRIEVSKTLEGAVTDIASGRIVNEIMAPRFRANDYAGGIEGAVDAVSALIRHEPLPLPAPTAPESGQTRLGELLPFVFFAVFMAMQVLRRVTGSAMVAAATGVSTGLLVGWLMQSWLIGIVAGFVAAFMGLFSRVPVATNSGGWHGGGSGGWSSGGSSRSNSSSGGFRSGGGGSFGGGGASGSW; this is encoded by the coding sequence ATGCGCAGCCCTCCATGCCGAACGCGGCGCCGTCAGGCCTGCACCTGGTGGCGCGGCTTGTGCGGGCTGCTGCTCGTGCTGTGGATGGCCGCCGCCCAGGCCCAGGTCCAGCCCGTTCCCGTCCTGACGGGACGCGTCATCGATCAGACCGGCAGCCTGCCGCCCGCCGCCGTGGCCACGCTGGACGCCCGGCTGAGGGCGCTCGAGGCCGAGAAGGGCTCCCAGGTCGTGGTGCTCATGGTGGCCAGCACGCAGCCCGAGGACATCTTCAGCTACAGCAACCGGGTCGCCAATGCGTGGAAGATCGGCCGCCAGGACGTGGGTGACGGCCTGCTCATCGTGGTGGCCAAGGCCGATCGACGCATGCGCATCGAGGTGTCGAAAACGCTGGAAGGCGCGGTGACCGACATCGCCTCTGGCCGCATCGTCAACGAGATCATGGCACCGCGCTTTCGGGCCAACGACTACGCCGGTGGCATCGAAGGCGCGGTGGACGCCGTGTCGGCCCTGATCCGCCACGAACCGCTGCCCCTGCCCGCTCCCACTGCCCCCGAATCGGGCCAGACGCGCCTGGGCGAGCTGCTGCCGTTCGTCTTTTTCGCCGTGTTCATGGCCATGCAGGTGCTGCGCCGCGTCACAGGGTCGGCCATGGTGGCAGCCGCCACGGGGGTGAGCACCGGCCTGCTGGTCGGCTGGCTGATGCAGTCGTGGCTGATCGGCATCGTGGCCGGCTTCGTCGCGGCCTTCATGGGCTTGTTCTCCCGGGTGCCCGTGGCCACCAACTCGGGCGGCTGGCACGGGGGCGGCAGCGGCGGCTGGAGCTCTGGCGGCAGCAGCCGAAGCAACAGCAGCTCGGGCGGCTTCCGTTCCGGCGGCGGGGGCAGCTTTGGCGGCGGCGGCGCCTCGGGCAGCTGGTGA
- a CDS encoding LemA family protein, whose translation MQRLVWLLGALVLALGLGGCGYNDFQRLDEASNAAWQNVLNQYQRRADLVDNLVATVKGEAQFEQDTLTRVVEARAKATSIQVTPDTLNDPAAMQRFQQAQGELSGALSRLLVVAEQYPTLQANKGFADLRVALEGTENRIAVARDTYIQAVQQYNVLTRSFPSNLTAKVFGYAPKPGFTVDNEAQIKTAPKVDFSK comes from the coding sequence ATGCAACGACTGGTTTGGCTCTTGGGAGCCTTGGTTCTGGCCTTGGGCCTCGGCGGTTGTGGCTACAACGACTTCCAGCGGCTGGACGAGGCCAGCAACGCGGCCTGGCAAAACGTGCTCAACCAATACCAGCGGCGCGCAGACCTGGTGGACAACCTGGTCGCCACGGTGAAGGGCGAGGCCCAATTCGAGCAAGACACCCTGACGCGGGTGGTGGAGGCCCGCGCCAAGGCGACCTCGATCCAGGTGACCCCGGACACGCTGAACGACCCTGCGGCAATGCAGCGCTTTCAGCAGGCCCAAGGGGAGTTGAGCGGTGCGCTGTCACGATTGTTGGTCGTGGCGGAGCAGTACCCCACCCTGCAAGCCAACAAGGGCTTTGCCGATCTGCGCGTGGCGCTGGAAGGCACGGAAAACCGCATCGCCGTGGCCCGCGACACCTACATCCAGGCGGTGCAGCAGTACAACGTGCTGACCCGCTCTTTCCCCTCCAACCTGACGGCCAAGGTCTTCGGCTACGCCCCCAAGCCCGGCTTCACGGTGGACAACGAAGCCCAGATCAAGACCGCACCCAAGGTCGACTTCAGCAAGTGA
- the modA gene encoding molybdate ABC transporter substrate-binding protein, with protein MNLIPWSRRGLAVAALTLFAAMTAGAQAQILTVSAAVSLSESFKDLAKVFEAQNPGATVQLNFGGSGALLQQILRGAPVDVLATADEATMDRAQQHQVVRAADRHVFAQNSLVAIVPVGARSAVSSLADLRTMQRVALGNPDSVPAGRYASEAVARAGLGDVLLERRILAQNVRQVLDYVARDEVDLGFVYGTDAALMPDKVKVAFTVALPTPVRYPIAVVQASPEARVAQRFVDLVLSPRGQALLARHGLRPAAPR; from the coding sequence ATGAACCTCATCCCTTGGAGCCGACGGGGCTTGGCGGTTGCCGCATTGACCCTGTTCGCGGCCATGACCGCCGGCGCGCAGGCGCAGATCCTCACCGTGTCGGCCGCCGTCAGCCTGTCCGAGTCCTTCAAAGACCTGGCCAAGGTGTTCGAGGCCCAGAACCCGGGCGCCACCGTGCAGCTGAACTTCGGCGGCTCCGGGGCGCTGCTGCAGCAAATCCTCCGCGGCGCGCCCGTCGACGTGCTGGCAACGGCCGACGAGGCGACCATGGACCGCGCGCAACAGCACCAGGTGGTGCGCGCCGCGGATCGCCACGTGTTTGCGCAGAACAGCCTGGTGGCCATCGTGCCCGTTGGTGCGCGTTCTGCCGTGTCCAGCCTGGCGGATCTGCGGACGATGCAGCGCGTGGCCCTGGGCAACCCCGACAGCGTGCCGGCCGGGCGCTACGCGAGCGAGGCCGTGGCGCGGGCCGGGCTGGGTGACGTGCTCCTGGAGCGGCGCATCCTGGCGCAGAACGTGCGCCAGGTGTTGGACTACGTGGCCCGCGACGAGGTCGATCTGGGCTTCGTCTATGGCACCGATGCCGCCCTCATGCCCGACAAGGTGAAGGTGGCGTTCACGGTGGCCCTGCCCACGCCGGTGCGCTATCCGATTGCCGTGGTGCAGGCCAGCCCCGAGGCGCGGGTGGCTCAGCGCTTTGTCGACCTGGTGCTGTCGCCCCGCGGGCAGGCGCTGCTCGCGCGCCACGGCTTGCGGCCTGCGGCACCCCGATGA
- the modB gene encoding molybdate ABC transporter permease subunit, with product MNAWDGVWVPLILSLKVACCALVISGVTGVMLGFALARTRHWLGHVLDSLCTLPMVLPPTVLGYYLLVVFGSKGILGQWLQDVWGLSLVFSWQGAVLAAAVVSFPLVFKPARAAFEAVDARLEQAGRVLGVGELGIALRISLPLAWRGILAGLVLGFVRALGEFGATLMLAGSIPGKTQTLSIAIYEAVQAGRDGQAHVLALVISGVCLVLLWFSTWLSADHRRRTGT from the coding sequence GTGAACGCCTGGGACGGGGTGTGGGTGCCCCTGATCCTGTCGCTCAAGGTGGCGTGCTGTGCGCTGGTGATCAGCGGCGTGACGGGCGTGATGCTGGGCTTTGCGCTGGCCCGCACCCGGCATTGGCTGGGCCATGTGCTCGACAGCCTGTGCACCCTGCCCATGGTACTGCCACCCACAGTATTGGGCTATTACCTACTGGTGGTGTTCGGCAGCAAGGGGATACTCGGTCAATGGTTGCAAGACGTGTGGGGCCTGAGCCTGGTGTTCAGCTGGCAGGGCGCCGTGCTGGCGGCGGCCGTCGTCAGCTTTCCCCTGGTGTTCAAGCCCGCGCGTGCCGCCTTCGAAGCGGTGGATGCGCGCCTGGAGCAGGCCGGCCGCGTGCTGGGCGTGGGCGAGCTGGGCATAGCCCTGCGCATCAGCCTGCCCCTCGCCTGGCGGGGCATCCTGGCCGGGCTGGTGCTGGGGTTCGTGCGGGCGCTCGGTGAGTTTGGCGCCACGCTCATGCTGGCGGGCAGCATTCCGGGCAAGACGCAGACCCTGTCGATCGCGATTTACGAGGCGGTGCAGGCCGGCCGCGATGGCCAGGCCCATGTGCTGGCGCTGGTCATCTCGGGCGTCTGCCTGGTGCTGCTGTGGTTCTCCACCTGGCTGTCTGCCGACCACCGCCGGAGGACCGGCACATGA
- a CDS encoding ABC transporter ATP-binding protein has translation MSVASPDALWCDLDIRKRWQWAGRVFELDVQWQTAHRRVLLMGSSGIGKTMVLRAIAGLLAPDAGRIAIDGQVYFDPALGVNLPIRQRKAGYLFQDLALFPHLSVLDNVLFGLRPGLWWRPTRAHRELALQWLDRLQVAHLARHRPHMLSGGQQQRVALARLAVLQPRVLLLDEPLSALDTPLRQHLRTEILALASGLNVPLLMISHDAQDEAAFDAQVVRLATLNGKTRVQA, from the coding sequence ATGAGCGTGGCCTCGCCTGATGCGCTGTGGTGCGACCTCGACATCCGCAAGCGCTGGCAGTGGGCTGGGCGCGTGTTCGAGCTCGATGTGCAGTGGCAGACGGCCCATCGCCGCGTGCTGCTGATGGGCTCGTCCGGCATTGGCAAAACCATGGTGCTGCGGGCCATTGCAGGCCTGTTGGCGCCCGACGCGGGGCGCATCGCCATCGATGGGCAGGTGTACTTTGACCCCGCCCTGGGGGTGAACCTGCCGATCCGGCAGCGCAAGGCGGGCTACCTGTTCCAGGACCTGGCGCTGTTTCCCCATCTATCGGTGCTGGACAACGTGCTGTTCGGGCTGCGGCCGGGCCTGTGGTGGCGGCCGACGCGTGCCCACCGCGAGCTGGCCCTGCAGTGGCTGGATCGCCTGCAGGTGGCGCACCTCGCCCGCCATCGGCCTCACATGCTGTCCGGGGGCCAGCAGCAGCGTGTGGCCCTGGCTCGGCTGGCCGTGCTGCAGCCGCGCGTGCTGTTGCTGGACGAGCCTTTGTCGGCGCTCGACACGCCGTTGCGCCAGCACCTGCGCACCGAGATCCTGGCACTGGCCAGCGGGCTGAACGTGCCCTTGCTCATGATCTCGCACGACGCCCAGGACGAAGCGGCCTTCGATGCCCAGGTGGTGCGGCTGGCGACGCTGAACGGCAAGACCCGGGTGCAGGCCTGA
- the mobA gene encoding molybdenum cofactor guanylyltransferase MobA, producing MRCIRVQTERIDHSPAVDAAGLSGACVRFSGIARTNTDHSLSHLVLEHFPGVTEQEIERIVNQACNRWALHGVVVIHRVGRIAVGEEVVRVETASAHRRAAYEANAYIMDYLKTQAPFWKQEGFVDGRATWVQPRDSDQQAQQRWAADAPSPLRLDHLRIGAVILAGGRGRRMGVVNKGLQPLAGQPLIQHVLAAIQPQVDAVVISANRDLPAYRALGHPVVPDEAPWHGLGPLAGIASALPHVPAHLDAILTVPCDTPFLPADLVHRLAQVLFAAEGHAAVVATTSDGQHAGIALFRPLAAWSLPRALQSPATRSLRHWLASLGSSAVLFDDADVLANCNDLAALQAADQALRAP from the coding sequence ATGCGCTGCATTCGCGTTCAGACCGAGCGCATCGACCACAGCCCGGCGGTCGATGCGGCGGGACTCAGCGGCGCCTGCGTGCGCTTCAGTGGCATCGCCCGCACCAACACCGACCACAGCCTGAGCCACCTGGTGCTGGAGCATTTTCCCGGGGTGACCGAGCAGGAGATCGAGCGCATCGTGAACCAGGCGTGCAACCGCTGGGCCCTGCACGGGGTGGTGGTCATCCACCGGGTGGGCCGGATCGCGGTGGGCGAGGAGGTCGTGCGCGTGGAGACGGCCAGCGCCCACCGCCGCGCGGCCTACGAGGCCAACGCCTACATCATGGATTACCTCAAGACGCAGGCCCCGTTCTGGAAGCAGGAGGGCTTCGTCGATGGCCGCGCCACCTGGGTCCAGCCCCGGGACAGCGACCAGCAGGCGCAGCAGCGCTGGGCCGCTGATGCGCCATCGCCGCTGCGCCTGGACCACCTCCGCATCGGCGCGGTGATCCTGGCGGGCGGCCGCGGCCGGCGCATGGGCGTCGTCAACAAAGGCCTGCAGCCCCTGGCGGGCCAGCCCTTGATCCAGCACGTGCTGGCGGCCATCCAGCCCCAGGTCGACGCGGTGGTGATCAGCGCCAACCGGGACCTGCCCGCCTACCGCGCCCTGGGCCACCCCGTCGTGCCCGACGAAGCGCCCTGGCACGGCCTGGGCCCGCTGGCCGGCATCGCCAGCGCCCTGCCGCATGTCCCGGCCCACCTGGATGCCATCCTGACGGTGCCTTGCGACACGCCGTTTCTGCCCGCGGACCTGGTGCACCGCCTGGCCCAGGTGCTGTTCGCAGCCGAGGGCCACGCCGCCGTGGTGGCCACCACGTCCGATGGCCAGCACGCCGGCATTGCGCTGTTCCGCCCGCTGGCGGCCTGGTCGCTGCCGCGGGCCTTGCAGTCGCCCGCCACGCGCAGCCTGCGCCACTGGCTGGCATCGCTGGGCAGCAGCGCCGTGCTGTTCGACGATGCCGACGTCTTGGCCAACTGCAACGACCTGGCGGCACTGCAGGCGGCCGACCAAGCCCTTCGCGCCCCATGA
- a CDS encoding MoaD/ThiS family protein: MSDTITVLFFGPLKTLVPSGSEALPWTAGDTDDLLQLLRARGPEWAAALHPRALRLALNRQLLHTAAPIRPGDEVGLVPPVTGG; this comes from the coding sequence ATGTCCGACACCATCACCGTCCTCTTTTTCGGCCCCCTCAAGACCCTGGTGCCATCCGGCAGCGAAGCCCTGCCGTGGACGGCCGGCGACACCGACGACCTGCTCCAGCTGCTGCGCGCACGCGGCCCTGAATGGGCGGCGGCCCTGCACCCGCGCGCCTTGCGCCTGGCCCTCAACCGCCAGTTGCTGCACACCGCCGCCCCGATCCGGCCGGGCGATGAAGTGGGGCTGGTCCCTCCGGTCACCGGGGGCTGA
- a CDS encoding YncE family protein has protein sequence MNLLKPSSLVAVAVVVALTGCAQPGTSANAGSKAAASQPAQQVSRQALAKGLYELAYSPRQNAVFVASSGGFGADADGAKVLRLNPQTLAVEGEIALERKAFGVTLDDAAGRLYVGNTVDLSVTVVDIVGNRVVGVVQLEEKVQSKDKDGKDVARYARDLRELAVDPANKRLFLTGHGGENGSVLYVVNTETLKVDKVLPGLGNAKAPGFAFDAAGQRLFVTNLLGELITINTRTLEIAQRVKTDAEQPLNIAFDPASQRLFVTDQGADNIRNYQAKSIPGFASKHPGNRVAVFDAQTGKPLGSIATDAGPMGVLLDAPRQRLYVTNRAAGNVTVYDSRSQALLQTIPLPSHPNSLALDTQRNVLYVSVKNGEKDPKGSAESVARIAF, from the coding sequence ATGAACTTGCTCAAGCCGTCTTCTCTCGTTGCCGTCGCCGTGGTGGTGGCCCTCACCGGCTGCGCCCAGCCGGGCACCTCTGCCAATGCCGGATCCAAGGCAGCAGCCAGTCAGCCCGCGCAGCAGGTGTCTCGCCAGGCCCTGGCCAAGGGCTTGTATGAGCTGGCCTACAGCCCCCGTCAGAACGCGGTGTTCGTGGCGTCGTCCGGCGGCTTCGGGGCCGATGCCGATGGGGCCAAGGTGCTGCGCCTGAACCCGCAGACGCTGGCCGTGGAAGGCGAGATCGCGCTGGAGCGCAAGGCATTCGGCGTCACGCTGGACGATGCCGCCGGCCGCCTCTACGTGGGCAACACGGTCGACCTGTCGGTGACCGTGGTCGACATCGTGGGCAACCGCGTGGTCGGCGTGGTGCAACTGGAAGAGAAGGTCCAGTCCAAGGACAAGGACGGCAAGGACGTGGCGCGCTACGCCCGTGACCTGCGCGAGCTGGCGGTCGACCCAGCCAACAAGCGCCTGTTCCTGACCGGCCATGGCGGCGAGAACGGCAGCGTGCTCTACGTGGTCAACACCGAGACCCTCAAGGTCGACAAGGTGCTGCCCGGCCTAGGCAACGCCAAGGCGCCCGGCTTCGCCTTCGATGCCGCCGGCCAACGCCTGTTCGTGACCAACCTGCTGGGCGAGCTGATCACCATCAACACGCGCACCCTCGAGATCGCCCAGCGCGTGAAGACCGACGCCGAGCAGCCGCTGAACATCGCCTTCGATCCGGCCTCGCAGCGCCTGTTCGTCACCGACCAGGGCGCCGACAACATCCGCAACTACCAGGCCAAGAGCATCCCGGGCTTCGCCTCCAAGCACCCGGGCAACCGCGTCGCCGTGTTCGACGCCCAGACCGGCAAGCCGCTGGGCAGCATCGCCACCGACGCTGGCCCCATGGGCGTGCTGCTCGACGCACCGCGTCAGCGCCTGTATGTGACCAACCGCGCCGCCGGCAACGTGACGGTGTACGACAGCCGCAGCCAGGCCTTGCTGCAGACCATCCCCTTGCCCAGCCACCCCAACAGCCTGGCCCTCGACACGCAGCGCAACGTGCTCTACGTCAGCGTCAAGAACGGCGAGAAGGATCCCAAGGGCAGTGCGGAAAGCGTCGCGCGCATCGCGTTCTGA
- a CDS encoding nitric oxide reductase activation protein NorD gives MTPRPPVGPTPLPAYGDTARLVWLAQALGAPGLAIAWDTQAAGRWRGPLGSALQLTLAPDTAHRVHRLQVARAALDHAPEGRWSLRIERTAPRGLLGPGLRDGDPVLGVAECLNSWPRAVLLRRSFLWLDGQRVDAALARRWAGARRDLPLDPAPKPAHLAHLDLPALPPLPDAEAALRLTLQLHHQLLARPGRASPGSATDAEAPASSSPGLQSPQAGAARAHAHAADHAAPASHSPADTGDGDGDHLAKGPVDGTPPQPVPPGGADAAEADTAATHDDTPLQASRPRAPRLADVTWHDEWDAEQGHYRRAWAAVHAQPVVGDDLQYLTGVRQRHAALARQIRRRFQGIEADAWLRERRRPEGEQIDVDSALDEWLQRRHGTCPEGRVYQSQARQRREVSVALLLDLSGSMNFVLRSAEAAPEPDLDAGPLWGVAAPAPIPTEAPRRVIDVVKDAVALLCDALQGLGHRFAVFGFNGDGREQVDFLEIKAFEADWSATQAASLAAAAPRGATRMGAAVRHAALRLSREPTRRKLLLVLSDGYPQDRDYGPRRDDPSHGVADTAKALREAEHGGIATFHLSVDSAAHDYLRRMCKPDSYRVVRDVEALPRELLNLARLLRVR, from the coding sequence ATGACCCCGCGCCCGCCCGTTGGCCCGACACCGCTCCCGGCGTACGGGGACACGGCACGGCTGGTGTGGCTGGCCCAGGCGCTCGGTGCGCCCGGCCTGGCGATCGCCTGGGACACGCAGGCGGCAGGCCGCTGGCGCGGCCCGCTGGGCAGCGCCCTTCAGCTGACGCTGGCGCCCGACACCGCGCACCGCGTGCATCGCCTGCAGGTGGCGCGCGCCGCACTCGATCACGCGCCCGAGGGCCGGTGGTCGCTGCGCATCGAACGCACGGCCCCGCGTGGCCTGCTGGGCCCCGGGCTGCGCGACGGCGATCCGGTGCTGGGCGTGGCGGAGTGCCTGAACAGCTGGCCCCGAGCGGTGCTGCTGCGGCGCAGCTTCCTCTGGCTGGACGGCCAGCGCGTGGACGCGGCGCTGGCCCGGCGATGGGCAGGCGCACGGCGTGACCTGCCCCTGGATCCCGCGCCCAAACCCGCCCATCTGGCGCACCTGGACCTCCCAGCCCTGCCGCCGCTGCCCGATGCCGAAGCGGCCCTTCGCCTGACGCTGCAGCTGCACCACCAGCTGCTGGCCCGGCCCGGCCGCGCCAGCCCCGGCAGCGCGACCGACGCCGAGGCGCCGGCCTCGTCCAGCCCGGGCCTGCAGTCCCCGCAGGCCGGCGCCGCGCGAGCCCACGCCCATGCCGCGGACCACGCAGCGCCCGCAAGCCACTCGCCGGCCGACACAGGTGACGGCGATGGCGACCACCTTGCCAAAGGTCCCGTCGACGGCACGCCCCCGCAACCCGTGCCGCCGGGCGGCGCGGACGCGGCCGAGGCGGACACCGCCGCCACGCATGACGACACGCCGCTGCAAGCCAGCCGACCCCGAGCGCCCCGGCTTGCCGACGTGACCTGGCACGACGAATGGGACGCCGAGCAGGGCCACTATCGCCGTGCCTGGGCCGCCGTGCACGCCCAGCCGGTGGTGGGAGACGACCTGCAGTACCTGACCGGCGTGCGCCAGCGGCATGCGGCCCTGGCCCGCCAGATCCGGCGCCGCTTCCAGGGCATCGAAGCCGATGCCTGGCTGCGCGAGCGACGGCGCCCCGAGGGCGAGCAGATCGACGTCGACAGTGCCCTCGACGAATGGCTGCAGCGCCGGCACGGCACCTGCCCCGAAGGCCGGGTCTACCAAAGCCAGGCCCGCCAGCGGCGCGAGGTCAGCGTGGCCCTGCTGCTGGACCTGAGCGGCAGCATGAACTTCGTCCTGCGCAGCGCCGAAGCCGCCCCCGAGCCCGACCTGGACGCCGGACCTCTGTGGGGCGTGGCCGCACCCGCCCCGATCCCGACCGAGGCGCCGCGCCGCGTGATCGACGTGGTCAAGGACGCGGTCGCCCTGCTGTGCGACGCCCTGCAGGGCCTGGGGCACCGCTTTGCGGTGTTCGGCTTCAACGGCGACGGCCGCGAGCAGGTCGATTTCCTGGAGATCAAGGCGTTCGAGGCCGACTGGTCCGCCACCCAGGCCGCTTCGTTGGCGGCCGCCGCACCGCGGGGCGCCACGCGCATGGGGGCGGCCGTGCGGCACGCGGCCCTGCGCCTGAGCCGCGAACCCACGCGGCGCAAGCTGCTGCTGGTGCTGTCGGATGGTTACCCCCAGGACCGCGACTACGGCCCGCGGCGCGACGACCCCAGCCACGGCGTGGCCGACACGGCCAAAGCCCTGCGCGAGGCCGAGCATGGCGGCATCGCCACCTTCCACCTCTCGGTGGACAGTGCGGCCCACGACTATTTGCGTCGCATGTGCAAGCCCGACAGCTACCGCGTGGTCCGCGACGTGGAGGCCCTGCCCCGCGAACTGCTGAACCTGGCCCGGCTGCTGCGCGTCCGCTGA
- a CDS encoding CbbQ/NirQ/NorQ/GpvN family protein — MSLPWYHPIGDEMDLFEAAWSERLPVLLQGPTGCGKTRFIEHMAARVQPRHHPGPGVALVTVACHDDLTANDLVGRHLLLNEQTVWTDGPLTRAARGGAICYLDELAEARRDTTVVVHSLTDHRRLLPIEKTGELLQAHPDFLLVASTNPGYQAAFKALKPSTRQRFVEITFGYPPPAQEAAIVAHEAGIEPAWAQALAQVGERLRAMQDGGLGDHVSTRALVHAGQLMRRGIPPRRACAVVLAGVFGDEPDAGAAALDVVDLVFP, encoded by the coding sequence ATGAGCCTTCCCTGGTACCACCCCATTGGCGACGAAATGGACCTGTTCGAAGCCGCCTGGTCCGAACGCCTGCCCGTGCTGCTGCAGGGGCCCACCGGTTGCGGCAAGACCCGCTTCATCGAGCACATGGCGGCCCGGGTGCAACCCCGCCACCATCCCGGTCCGGGCGTGGCGCTGGTCACCGTCGCCTGCCACGACGACCTGACGGCCAATGACCTGGTGGGGCGGCACCTGCTGCTGAACGAGCAAACCGTCTGGACCGACGGCCCCCTGACGCGTGCGGCGCGCGGCGGTGCCATCTGCTACCTCGACGAGCTGGCCGAGGCGCGGCGCGACACCACGGTCGTCGTGCACTCGCTCACCGACCACCGCCGACTGCTGCCGATCGAGAAGACGGGCGAGCTGCTGCAGGCGCACCCGGACTTTCTGCTCGTGGCGTCGACCAACCCCGGCTACCAGGCCGCGTTCAAGGCCCTCAAGCCCTCGACCCGGCAGCGGTTTGTCGAGATCACGTTCGGCTACCCGCCGCCCGCCCAGGAGGCGGCCATCGTGGCCCACGAAGCCGGCATCGAACCGGCCTGGGCGCAGGCCCTGGCCCAGGTGGGTGAGCGCCTGCGCGCCATGCAGGACGGCGGCCTGGGCGACCACGTCAGCACGCGGGCGCTGGTGCACGCCGGGCAGCTGATGCGTCGCGGCATCCCGCCACGGCGCGCCTGCGCGGTGGTGCTGGCGGGCGTGTTCGGCGACGAGCCCGATGCAGGGGCAGCGGCCCTGGACGTGGTGGACCTGGTCTTCCCATGA
- a CDS encoding NAD(P)/FAD-dependent oxidoreductase yields the protein MIYDVIVMGGSYAGMAATLQLVRARRSVLVIDAGERRNRFAAHAHGFLSQDGVPPGEIAQLARRQLEAYPTLTWLEGQATAITGEVDAFCVTTDSGARQGRRILLATGVTDQLPDVPGLAQRWGTSVFHCPYCHGYELNQGRIGIIGSGPLSLHQAALLTDWGEVTLFTNGACELTPDVRADLTQRGVTLEETLIAQLDGHADVVLVDGRRLYFAGLFTATRTSPASPVAATLGCALEDSPMGVQVRIDAEHKTSVPGVFACGDVARAPHSVSLAVGHGAMAGAQVHRSLVWPESLRPA from the coding sequence ATGATCTACGACGTCATCGTCATGGGCGGCAGCTATGCCGGCATGGCCGCCACCTTGCAACTGGTGCGAGCCCGCCGATCGGTGCTGGTGATCGACGCCGGCGAGCGGCGCAATCGCTTCGCCGCCCACGCACACGGCTTCCTGAGCCAGGATGGCGTGCCGCCCGGCGAGATTGCGCAGTTGGCGCGTCGCCAGCTCGAGGCCTACCCCACGCTGACCTGGCTGGAGGGTCAGGCCACGGCCATCACCGGCGAGGTGGACGCGTTCTGCGTGACCACGGACAGCGGCGCTCGACAGGGGCGCCGCATCCTGCTCGCCACGGGGGTGACCGATCAGCTGCCGGACGTCCCCGGCCTGGCCCAGCGCTGGGGCACATCCGTGTTCCATTGCCCGTACTGCCATGGCTACGAGTTGAACCAGGGCCGCATCGGCATCATCGGCAGCGGCCCGCTGTCCCTCCATCAGGCGGCGCTCCTCACCGACTGGGGCGAGGTGACGCTGTTCACCAACGGCGCCTGCGAGCTGACGCCCGACGTGCGCGCCGACCTGACCCAGCGTGGGGTCACGCTCGAAGAAACCCTCATCGCGCAACTCGATGGCCACGCCGATGTGGTTCTGGTCGATGGACGCCGGCTGTACTTTGCCGGCCTGTTCACGGCAACACGCACCTCGCCGGCCAGCCCGGTTGCCGCCACCCTGGGCTGCGCGTTGGAGGACTCGCCGATGGGCGTGCAGGTGCGGATCGATGCCGAGCACAAAACATCGGTCCCCGGCGTGTTTGCCTGCGGGGACGTGGCACGCGCCCCGCATTCGGTGTCGCTGGCCGTGGGCCACGGGGCCATGGCGGGCGCCCAGGTGCATCGGTCCCTGGTGTGGCCCGAAAGCCTGCGGCCAGCCTGA
- a CDS encoding RrF2 family transcriptional regulator: MKRDSRLSSALHALLHMAEREGSITSEALAHCLGTNPVVVRRTMGYLRNAGIVTSDRGHAGGWRIRADLAMVSLRQLHEALGEPALFAIGNHHESPDCLVEQSVNAALAGTLAEAEALLIQRFSAITLADLAADFARRHAAAQPPRTRT; the protein is encoded by the coding sequence ATGAAAAGAGACAGCCGTTTGTCGTCCGCCCTGCATGCGCTGCTGCACATGGCCGAGCGCGAGGGCTCGATCACCTCCGAAGCCTTGGCTCACTGCCTGGGCACCAACCCGGTCGTCGTTCGGCGCACCATGGGCTACCTGCGCAACGCCGGCATCGTCACCTCGGATCGGGGGCATGCCGGGGGTTGGCGCATCCGTGCCGATCTGGCGATGGTGTCCCTGCGCCAACTGCACGAGGCCCTCGGCGAGCCCGCCCTGTTCGCCATCGGCAACCACCACGAATCACCCGATTGCCTCGTGGAGCAGTCGGTGAACGCCGCGTTGGCAGGCACCTTGGCCGAGGCTGAGGCCTTGCTGATCCAGCGGTTTTCAGCCATCACCCTGGCCGACCTGGCCGCTGACTTTGCGCGCCGGCATGCGGCGGCCCAACCCCCCCGGACACGAACATGA